One part of the Microtus ochrogaster isolate Prairie Vole_2 chromosome 16, MicOch1.0, whole genome shotgun sequence genome encodes these proteins:
- the Socs5 gene encoding suppressor of cytokine signaling 5, which produces MDKVGKMWNNLKHRCQALFSHEGGSHSETVDMNSSRCLSVNEKSIHLGEPAPQQQSSPLRENVALQLGLNPSKAFSRRNQNCAAEIPQVVEMSIEKDSDSCATPGTRLARRDSYSRHAPWGGKKKHSCSTKTQSSLDTEKKFGRTRSGLQRRERRYGVSSLHDMDSVSSRAVGSRSLRQRLQDTVGLCFPMRTDSKQSKPLFSSKRKIHLSELMLEKCPFPAGSDLAQKWHLIKQHTAPVSPHSAFFDTFDPSLVSTEDEEDRLRERRRLSIEEGVDPPPNAQIHTFEATAQVNPLYKLGPKLAPGMTEVSGDGSAVPQTNCDSEEDSTTLCLQSRRQKQRQVSGDSHSHVSRQGAWKVHTQIDYIHCLVPDLLQITGNPCYWGVMDRYEAEALLEGKPEGTFLLRDSAQEDYLFSVSFRRYNRSLHARIEQWNHNFSFDAHDPCVFHSSTVTGLLEHYKDPSSCMFFEPLLTISLNRTFPFSLQYICRAVICRCTTYDGIGGLPLPSVLQDFLKEYHYKQKVRVRWLEREPVKAK; this is translated from the coding sequence ATGGATAAAGTGGGGAAAATGTGGAACAACTTGAAACACAGGTGCCAGGCTCTATTCAGCCATGAAGGAGGAAGCCACAGCGAGACTGTGGACATGAACTCCAGCAGGTGTCTGTCTGTCAACGAGAAAAGCATCCATCTGGGCGAGCCCGCTCCCCAGCAACAGAGCAGTCCCTTAAGAGAAAATGTTGCCTTACAGCTGGGACTGAACCCTTCAAAGGCCTTTTCAAGACGAAACCAGAACTGTGCCGCAGAGATCCCTCAGGTTGTGGAGATGAGCATCGAGAAAGACAGCGACTCTTGTGCCACCCCAGGAACAAGGCTCGCGCGAAGAGACTCCTACTCTCGACATGCCccgtggggagggaagaagaaacattCCTGTTCCACAaagacccagagctcactggaTACTGAGAAGAAGTTTGGTAGAACTCGGAGTGGCCTTCAGAGGCGAGAGCGGCGCTATGGGGTCAGCTCTTTGCACGACATGGACAGTGTATCCAGCCGGGCAGTCGGGAGCcgctctctgaggcagaggctCCAGGACACCGTGGGTTTGTGTTTCCCCATGAGAACTGACAGCAAGCAGTCAAAGCCTCTATTTTCCAGTAAGAGAAAAATTCATCTTTCTGAATTAATGCTGGAGAAATGCCCTTTTCCTGCTGGCTCAGATTTAGCGCAAAAGTGGCATTTGATTAAACAGCATACAGCTCCTGTGAGCCCACATTCAGCATTTTTTGATACATTTGATCCCTCACTGGTGTCTacagaagatgaagaagataGGCTCCGAGAGAGAAGACGGCTTAGTATCGAAGAAGGGGTGGACCCCCCTCCcaatgcacaaatacacacatttgaAGCTACTGCACAGGTCAATCCATTGTATAAACTGGGACCAAAGTTAGCCCCTGGGATGACGGAAGTTAGTGGAGATGGTTCTGCAGTTCCACAAACGAACTGTGACTCAGAAGAGGACTCCACCACCCTGTGTCTGCAGTCACGGAGGCAGAAGCAGCGTCAGGTGTCCGGGGATAGCCACTCACACGTTAGCAGACAGGGAGCTTGGAAGGTTCATACGCAGATCGACTACATACACTGCCTTGTGCCAGATCTGCTTCAGATCACAGGGAATCCCTGCTACTGGGGTGTGATGGACCGGTACGAAGCAGAAGCCCTTCTGGAAGGGAAACCTGAAGGCACGTTTTTGCTCAGGGACTCTGCGCAGGAGGACTACCTCTTCTCCGTGAGCTTCCGCCGCTACAACAGATCTCTGCACGCCCGGATCGAACAGTGGAACCACAACTTTAGCTTCGATGCCCACGACCCCTGTGTGTTCCACTCCTCCACTGTCACTGGGCTTCTGGAACACTATAAAGACCCCAGCTCTTGCATGTTTTTTGAACCATTGCTTACGATATCACTGAATAGGACTTTTCCTTTCAGCCTGCAGTATATCTGCCGTGCGGTGATCTGCAGATGCACTACCTATGATGGGATCGGTGGGCTCCCTCTGCCATCAGTGTTAcaggattttttaaaagagtatcATTATAAACAGAAAGTTAGGGTTCGCTGGTTAGAGCGAGAACCAGTCAAGGCAAAGTAA